In Elusimicrobium sp. An273, a genomic segment contains:
- a CDS encoding MBL fold metallo-hydrolase, giving the protein MATSLIFLGTGNALVTKCYNTCFALQNGDEFFLTDAGGGNGILAQLEKARIPLPQIRSLFVTHGHTDHILGVIWVIRLAASLFTRGKHPGLTIYCHDECEKKLRAFCQMTLTAKLQAVLDNGVRFVCLQDGDSFQAAGFACTAFDIHSTKTKQFGYRAVLPDGQTLVCLGDEPYNPACQRYAQQADWLLSEAFCLFSEREQFKPYEKHHSTARDAACTAAQLGAKNLVLYHTQDNCLPERKRLYTAEARQCFSGPVYVPDDLQTIVL; this is encoded by the coding sequence ATGGCAACTTCTCTTATTTTTTTAGGTACGGGCAATGCCCTTGTAACCAAATGCTACAACACCTGTTTTGCCTTGCAGAACGGGGATGAATTTTTTCTGACCGACGCCGGCGGCGGCAACGGCATTTTGGCCCAGCTTGAAAAAGCCCGCATTCCCCTGCCGCAAATCCGCTCCCTGTTTGTTACCCACGGCCATACTGACCATATCTTAGGCGTGATTTGGGTGATTCGGCTGGCGGCCTCTCTTTTTACGCGGGGCAAACACCCGGGGCTGACGATCTATTGCCACGACGAATGCGAAAAGAAACTGCGCGCCTTCTGCCAAATGACGCTGACGGCCAAACTGCAGGCCGTGCTGGACAACGGCGTCCGATTTGTTTGTTTGCAAGACGGGGATTCTTTCCAAGCGGCCGGGTTTGCGTGCACCGCGTTTGACATCCACTCCACCAAAACCAAACAATTCGGCTACCGAGCTGTCTTGCCGGACGGGCAAACCCTGGTTTGCCTGGGGGACGAGCCGTATAACCCCGCCTGCCAACGCTATGCCCAACAAGCCGACTGGCTGCTAAGCGAAGCGTTTTGCCTCTTTAGCGAACGAGAGCAATTTAAACCCTACGAAAAGCACCACAGCACCGCCCGCGATGCGGCGTGCACCGCCGCGCAACTGGGCGCAAAAAACTTGGTGTTGTACCACACGCAGGATAATTGCCTGCCTGAGCGCAAGCGCTTATATACCGCCGAAGCCAGGCAATGCTTTTCCGGCCCGGTGTATGTGCCGGATGATTTGCAAACGATTGTTTTATAA
- a CDS encoding GNAT family N-acetyltransferase, producing the protein MKMRPAVTLDAPRLAWIESTQPMSAHWGEKGFAGEIANAASHIWCWEENGEVQGFLALRLAADMGEILNFAVCPARCRRGIGFRLLAHALRDVRARGGRTVTLEVNVTNLPAISLYTKAGFSEWGRREKFYGGTDDALIMGIRL; encoded by the coding sequence ATGAAAATGCGCCCGGCCGTTACCTTGGATGCGCCGCGTTTGGCTTGGATTGAAAGCACCCAGCCGATGAGCGCGCATTGGGGAGAAAAAGGCTTTGCGGGTGAAATTGCCAATGCCGCTTCCCATATTTGGTGCTGGGAAGAAAACGGTGAAGTGCAAGGCTTTTTGGCTCTGCGGCTGGCGGCGGATATGGGGGAAATTTTAAATTTTGCAGTTTGCCCGGCCCGGTGCCGCAGGGGGATTGGCTTTCGGCTGCTTGCCCACGCCTTGCGCGATGTGCGCGCCCGCGGCGGACGGACGGTTACGCTGGAAGTAAACGTAACCAACCTGCCGGCGATTTCGCTTTACACCAAAGCCGGATTTTCGGAATGGGGCCGCCGGGAAAAATTCTATGGCGGAACCGATGACGCGTTAATTATGGGGATTCGGTTATGA
- a CDS encoding sodium:solute symporter family protein, protein MLNELKTVSYFHWADWAVFFAVLAATAGAAIYGNRRLKKKQGKKPVSVLDYLLMGRQLTLPLFVATLVATWYGGIFGVNEITFNYGIYNFVTQGLFWYAAYLIFAFFIAEKVARYQSMTLPDLTGQMFGPKSAKVAALFTFFYITPVAYVLSLGMFLHMVFGIGILPGMALGTLFAGLYTAWGGFRSVVFSDLVQFFVMCSAVLLVVVFSVGTFGGLDFLKAHLPASHFTLTGGNSWLNTLIWGFIALSTLIDPSFYQRCFAAKNPSVVKKGVLISTFIWFCFDLCTTAGSLYARALLPQAQPGQAYFFYAIQLLPVGLRGFFVAGILSIILSTLNSFLFIASNTLSFDLLRNRFKNVVLSNRIAIFAVGILAILMAHLFHGSFKEIWLVLGSYFSACLLVPILMGYLSPGRISDGLFVFSSLASAAAMTAWRFVRKHEVLEAVDPFYIGVATGLVILILLRRSKNASISRITYR, encoded by the coding sequence ATGTTAAATGAATTAAAAACCGTTTCCTACTTTCACTGGGCGGATTGGGCCGTCTTTTTTGCGGTGCTGGCCGCCACGGCAGGGGCGGCCATATACGGAAACCGCCGGTTAAAAAAGAAGCAGGGCAAAAAACCCGTCAGCGTGCTGGATTATTTGCTTATGGGCCGCCAGCTGACGCTGCCGCTGTTTGTGGCCACCTTGGTGGCTACGTGGTACGGCGGGATTTTCGGCGTCAATGAAATTACGTTTAACTACGGCATTTATAATTTTGTAACCCAAGGGCTTTTTTGGTACGCGGCGTATTTGATTTTTGCTTTTTTTATCGCCGAAAAAGTAGCTCGTTACCAATCCATGACGCTGCCCGACCTGACGGGGCAGATGTTCGGCCCGAAATCAGCCAAAGTGGCGGCGCTGTTTACGTTCTTCTACATTACGCCGGTGGCTTATGTGCTGAGTTTGGGAATGTTTTTGCATATGGTTTTTGGCATAGGCATACTGCCGGGGATGGCCTTAGGCACGCTGTTTGCCGGGCTGTATACGGCGTGGGGCGGGTTCCGCTCGGTGGTGTTTTCGGACTTGGTGCAATTTTTCGTCATGTGCAGTGCGGTGCTGTTGGTGGTGGTATTTTCCGTAGGTACTTTTGGCGGGCTGGATTTTTTAAAAGCGCATTTGCCGGCCTCCCACTTTACGTTAACGGGCGGCAACTCGTGGCTAAATACGCTGATTTGGGGGTTTATCGCTTTATCTACGCTTATTGACCCCAGCTTTTACCAGCGCTGTTTTGCCGCCAAAAATCCGAGCGTCGTCAAAAAAGGCGTGTTAATTTCCACGTTTATTTGGTTTTGCTTTGACCTGTGCACCACGGCGGGCTCGCTGTATGCGCGGGCGCTTCTGCCGCAGGCCCAGCCGGGGCAGGCCTATTTCTTTTATGCCATCCAGCTGCTGCCGGTGGGACTGCGCGGATTCTTTGTGGCGGGGATTTTGTCCATCATTTTGTCCACGCTCAATTCCTTTCTGTTTATTGCTTCCAACACGCTTAGTTTTGACCTTTTGCGAAACCGCTTTAAAAATGTCGTTCTTTCCAACCGCATCGCCATTTTTGCCGTGGGGATATTGGCCATTTTGATGGCGCACCTGTTCCACGGCAGTTTTAAAGAGATTTGGCTGGTGCTGGGGTCGTATTTTTCGGCGTGTTTGCTGGTGCCGATTTTGATGGGGTATCTGTCGCCGGGGCGCATCAGCGACGGGCTGTTTGTGTTCTCTTCCCTGGCCAGCGCCGCCGCCATGACGGCGTGGCGCTTTGTGCGCAAACACGAAGTGCTGGAAGCCGTAGATCCCTTTTACATCGGCGTAGCCACGGGGCTAGTGATTTTAATTTTACTGCGCAGGAGCAAAAATGCCAGCATTTCACGCATTACTTATCGGTAA
- a CDS encoding tetratricopeptide repeat protein: MKKYLVLAVLLAAAPVWGLSLSKENKQEARLFNQFLKAVYAQREEDPRAFSYLEKALEMNPSSKYLKRLLVSEALAQGNAAKADAYASFIQEGENEAEDWMVYAAYQWKKGNLSEAETAYEKALKLEPDNTRILYQYVLLLTVTNVDKAVSKLLPLAEEYPALKSDVYTEIGTLYLRIKDLNQALVYYNKAVEADPSNPEARLGRGEVYEKASQYFLMLHEFEELEKMGYANADTLSRMASVFLMANDVPKAEAYFLKAKADDNGDVPSAYFLALIAEQKGDFSRAIGYLKDSADYDRSASKWLQVSFYQQRLNQPQESLNTLEQAYKKFDGNVEIAYFYALALNEVQEYKKAARVLKKLLDSNPAYEDARLQYAFTLESLKKYKEMDAQLERILEKNPNNAPALNLYAYSLANRNIRLEDAQEYIARALALAPEDNSFIDTQAWIYFKQGKLQAAADLLAAIAPETVASDVEISYHIGAVLCAQGKTKEARPYLERARGKIKEADKLYKKILSK; encoded by the coding sequence ATGAAAAAATATCTTGTGCTGGCGGTTTTGTTGGCGGCGGCTCCGGTGTGGGGGCTTTCGCTTAGCAAAGAAAACAAGCAGGAAGCCCGCCTGTTTAACCAATTTTTAAAAGCGGTATATGCCCAGCGGGAAGAAGACCCGCGGGCTTTTTCGTATTTGGAAAAAGCGCTGGAGATGAATCCTTCTTCTAAATACCTCAAGCGTTTGCTGGTTTCCGAGGCGCTTGCGCAGGGAAATGCGGCAAAAGCCGATGCTTACGCTTCCTTTATTCAAGAAGGCGAAAACGAAGCCGAAGACTGGATGGTGTATGCCGCCTACCAATGGAAAAAGGGGAATCTCTCCGAGGCAGAAACCGCCTATGAAAAAGCCCTTAAGCTGGAGCCGGACAATACGCGTATTCTTTACCAATACGTGCTGCTCCTGACCGTTACCAATGTGGACAAGGCCGTTTCCAAATTGCTCCCGTTGGCGGAAGAATATCCGGCTTTGAAATCGGATGTCTACACGGAAATAGGCACGTTGTATTTGCGGATAAAAGATTTAAACCAAGCCTTGGTTTATTACAATAAAGCCGTCGAGGCCGACCCTTCCAACCCCGAGGCGCGCCTGGGCCGCGGGGAAGTGTACGAAAAAGCTTCGCAGTATTTTTTGATGCTGCACGAGTTTGAAGAATTGGAAAAGATGGGCTATGCCAACGCCGACACGCTCTCGCGCATGGCGTCGGTATTTTTGATGGCGAACGACGTGCCGAAAGCCGAGGCTTATTTCTTAAAAGCCAAGGCCGACGATAACGGCGACGTGCCTTCGGCCTATTTTCTGGCCTTGATTGCCGAGCAGAAAGGCGATTTTTCCCGCGCGATCGGCTACTTAAAAGATTCGGCCGATTACGACCGTTCCGCCTCCAAATGGCTGCAAGTCAGCTTTTACCAACAGCGCTTAAACCAACCGCAGGAAAGTTTAAACACCTTGGAACAGGCCTATAAAAAATTTGACGGGAACGTAGAAATTGCCTATTTCTATGCCTTGGCGTTAAACGAAGTGCAGGAGTACAAAAAAGCGGCCCGGGTGTTAAAAAAACTGTTGGATTCCAACCCCGCATACGAAGACGCCCGCCTGCAATACGCGTTTACGCTGGAAAGCCTTAAAAAATATAAGGAGATGGACGCCCAGCTGGAGCGGATTTTAGAGAAAAACCCCAACAATGCCCCGGCGCTTAATTTGTATGCCTATTCGCTGGCCAACCGGAACATCCGGCTGGAAGACGCGCAAGAATACATTGCCCGCGCGTTGGCGCTGGCCCCGGAAGACAATTCGTTTATAGACACGCAGGCGTGGATTTATTTTAAACAGGGCAAACTGCAGGCCGCGGCGGATTTGCTGGCTGCTATTGCGCCGGAAACGGTCGCCTCTGACGTGGAAATTTCTTATCACATAGGGGCCGTGTTGTGCGCCCAGGGGAAAACAAAAGAAGCCCGCCCCTATTTGGAACGTGCCCGCGGCAAAATAAAAGAAGCCGATAAACTCTATAAGAAAATTTTATCCAAATAA
- the tsaE gene encoding tRNA (adenosine(37)-N6)-threonylcarbamoyltransferase complex ATPase subunit type 1 TsaE, with protein MKTAEIASHSREETLALAGRFARALKGGEIVFLRGPIGAGKTVFVKGVAAALGLKSSPTSASFSLMKEYKNKHCRLFHIDLFRLEEGEVFNLGFEEMLEDDKAIILAEWPDPIRHMLPEDRLEMDFILQEGDDRVIALKSFGRVSDALLEALCKAAN; from the coding sequence ATGAAAACAGCTGAAATTGCTTCCCATTCCCGCGAAGAAACGCTGGCCTTGGCCGGGCGGTTTGCGCGCGCCTTAAAAGGCGGAGAAATTGTATTTTTGCGCGGGCCGATTGGCGCGGGGAAAACGGTGTTTGTAAAAGGCGTGGCGGCGGCGTTGGGGCTTAAAAGCTCGCCCACCAGCGCCAGCTTTAGCCTGATGAAAGAATACAAAAACAAACATTGCCGTTTGTTTCATATCGATTTGTTCCGCCTGGAAGAAGGCGAAGTGTTTAACCTGGGCTTTGAAGAAATGCTGGAAGACGATAAAGCCATTATCCTGGCGGAGTGGCCGGATCCCATTCGTCATATGCTGCCGGAAGACCGGCTGGAAATGGATTTTATTTTACAGGAAGGAGATGACCGCGTCATCGCGCTCAAATCCTTCGGGCGCGTTTCGGACGCGCTGTTGGAGGCTTTATGCAAAGCGGCAAACTAG
- a CDS encoding nucleotidyltransferase family protein, with the protein MNEFTAIIPAAGKGVRLLPYTANMPKTMICVAGKPILGHILDQVESLGIKKVVFIVGYKKEAIIEFVQSQYPHLEANFVEQPEPKGLGQAIYLAKEKVSGPCFILLGDTIVDGDLKPLVFGGQNAIGIRAVQDPSRFGIVELKNGKIVSFEEKPARPKSNLAIIGAYSFLDSAQLFSALEEVIRSGKTVKNEIQLTDALSVLLARGVEIHPVQMNDWFDCGTVEVLLQTNRLLLDRHHRIPAGLERNNKIIPPCWIADGVQAQNCTLGPYVSIAYEAQLTDCALKDAIVGPQTRLQNKTAEHTVLDKYNF; encoded by the coding sequence ATGAACGAGTTTACCGCTATTATTCCGGCGGCGGGAAAAGGGGTGCGTCTGCTCCCCTATACCGCCAATATGCCCAAAACCATGATTTGTGTGGCAGGGAAGCCGATTTTGGGCCATATTTTGGATCAGGTGGAAAGCTTGGGCATTAAAAAAGTGGTATTCATCGTCGGTTATAAAAAAGAAGCTATTATTGAATTTGTCCAATCGCAGTATCCGCATTTGGAGGCTAACTTCGTAGAACAGCCGGAGCCCAAAGGGCTGGGCCAGGCCATTTACCTGGCCAAAGAAAAAGTATCCGGCCCGTGTTTTATTTTGCTGGGGGATACGATTGTAGACGGCGATTTAAAACCGTTGGTTTTTGGCGGGCAAAACGCAATCGGCATTCGGGCGGTGCAGGATCCGTCCCGCTTTGGCATTGTGGAATTAAAAAACGGCAAAATCGTTTCGTTTGAAGAAAAACCCGCCCGTCCCAAATCCAATTTGGCCATTATCGGGGCGTATTCGTTTTTGGACTCGGCACAGCTTTTTAGCGCGTTGGAAGAAGTCATCCGCTCGGGGAAAACCGTCAAAAACGAAATCCAGCTGACGGACGCTCTTTCGGTGTTGCTGGCGCGGGGGGTGGAAATTCATCCGGTGCAGATGAACGATTGGTTTGACTGCGGAACGGTGGAAGTCTTGCTGCAGACTAACCGCCTGCTTTTAGACCGCCACCACCGTATTCCCGCCGGGCTGGAACGAAACAATAAAATTATTCCTCCGTGTTGGATTGCCGACGGGGTGCAGGCCCAAAATTGCACGCTGGGGCCTTATGTTTCTATTGCGTATGAGGCCCAACTGACGGATTGCGCGCTTAAAGATGCCATTGTCGGCCCGCAGACACGACTGCAGAACAAAACGGCAGAACATACCGTATTGGATAAATATAATTTTTAA
- a CDS encoding TatD family nuclease-associated radical SAM protein — translation MKTENRPKVVYRFGEGVYLNITNRCPNLCAFCIKTKWHMDFHGNNLNLQGREPSASEVVAALDEELKKAPFKEVVFCGYGEPTMRLDVLLFVAQTLKGWMAQAKYPPFKIRLNTNGLGNLINHKDTVPELRRVVDVVNVSLNAENETVWRRIVRPEEGYENGYEAVRAFIRSCVAAGFDKVVASCVDQTGADPKAVQKIAEADGAQFYLRSFLDAQN, via the coding sequence ATGAAAACTGAAAATAGGCCAAAAGTCGTATACCGTTTCGGGGAAGGCGTTTATTTAAACATTACCAACCGCTGCCCCAATTTGTGTGCTTTTTGCATTAAAACCAAATGGCATATGGATTTTCACGGCAATAATCTGAATTTGCAAGGCCGCGAGCCCTCCGCCAGCGAGGTCGTGGCCGCCTTGGACGAGGAACTTAAAAAAGCGCCCTTTAAAGAAGTCGTTTTTTGCGGATACGGCGAGCCGACCATGCGCCTGGATGTGCTTCTTTTCGTGGCTCAAACGTTAAAAGGCTGGATGGCCCAGGCCAAATACCCGCCTTTTAAAATCCGCTTAAATACCAACGGGTTGGGAAATTTGATTAACCATAAAGACACCGTGCCCGAATTGCGCCGCGTGGTGGATGTGGTAAACGTCAGCCTGAACGCCGAAAACGAAACCGTGTGGCGCCGCATTGTTCGGCCGGAAGAGGGGTATGAAAACGGTTACGAGGCCGTGCGCGCTTTTATTCGCTCGTGCGTAGCGGCCGGGTTTGACAAGGTGGTCGCCAGCTGTGTAGACCAAACCGGAGCCGACCCGAAAGCCGTTCAAAAAATTGCCGAGGCCGACGGTGCCCAGTTCTATCTAAGGAGTTTTTTGGATGCCCAAAATTAA
- the tsaB gene encoding tRNA (adenosine(37)-N6)-threonylcarbamoyltransferase complex dimerization subunit type 1 TsaB produces MQSGKLVTLAMDTSASPLLLTLEKDGKIYTVRRKGVKQEKLLFPALHTLLAKAGASLNDIGRIFLIRGPGRFTGIRISLTFASMMKYLNHTEVRGTTMFEAVRFQTLASRKFQTWQKQHPQGVLAVVLHAFREEYFLQIFDAKNEGPAWLSREELLARLAAYAQPLFIAGSDKDGAGLEGLVGSGYALAEPKACKLQPARLLEMAAEERWTKDALEPLYLKPARFELVKPV; encoded by the coding sequence ATGCAAAGCGGCAAACTAGTAACGCTCGCGATGGACACGTCTGCCTCGCCCTTGCTGTTGACGTTGGAAAAAGACGGAAAAATCTATACCGTGCGCCGCAAAGGCGTCAAACAGGAGAAGCTGCTCTTCCCGGCGCTGCATACGCTGCTGGCCAAAGCCGGCGCATCGCTAAACGACATCGGCCGCATTTTCTTAATCCGCGGGCCGGGGCGCTTTACCGGGATTCGCATTTCGCTTACGTTTGCTTCCATGATGAAGTATTTAAACCATACCGAGGTGCGCGGCACGACGATGTTTGAAGCCGTGCGCTTTCAAACGCTTGCTTCCCGCAAATTTCAAACTTGGCAAAAGCAACATCCCCAAGGGGTGCTGGCGGTAGTGCTGCACGCGTTTCGGGAAGAATACTTTTTACAAATTTTTGACGCTAAAAACGAAGGCCCTGCGTGGCTTTCGCGCGAAGAACTGCTGGCGCGTTTGGCCGCGTATGCCCAGCCGCTTTTTATAGCCGGCAGCGACAAAGACGGCGCGGGCTTGGAGGGGCTGGTCGGCTCGGGCTATGCGCTGGCGGAGCCGAAGGCCTGCAAATTGCAGCCGGCCCGCTTGCTGGAAATGGCGGCGGAAGAACGCTGGACGAAAGACGCGTTGGAGCCGCTGTATTTAAAACCGGCCCGTTTTGAGCTTGTAAAACCCGTATGA
- a CDS encoding type IV pilin protein, which translates to MKKGFTLIELLVVVLIIGILSAVALPQYTKAVEKARMSNAISVLSSIYKAQQVYYLANNQYAQKLDDLDVGVTGEDVDAVGDGVVAFGPLKKTQDFIFGAWTMTTNVPGMASASRIDANGHVAYVMMMTMGGTRFCNASAYATDAQSKLCADWRDGKI; encoded by the coding sequence ATGAAAAAAGGATTCACTCTTATTGAGTTGTTGGTAGTGGTACTAATTATTGGTATTTTATCTGCAGTGGCGTTGCCTCAATATACAAAAGCGGTGGAAAAAGCCCGAATGAGTAATGCAATATCCGTCTTAAGCAGTATATACAAAGCTCAGCAAGTTTATTACTTGGCCAATAATCAATACGCCCAAAAATTGGACGATTTGGACGTGGGCGTGACGGGGGAAGATGTGGATGCCGTCGGAGATGGTGTGGTAGCTTTCGGGCCGCTCAAAAAGACGCAGGATTTTATTTTTGGCGCGTGGACAATGACCACGAATGTGCCTGGCATGGCTTCGGCCAGTCGTATAGACGCCAACGGACATGTGGCTTATGTAATGATGATGACGATGGGCGGAACCCGTTTTTGTAATGCTTCTGCCTATGCTACCGATGCCCAGAGCAAACTGTGTGCAGATTGGCGCGACGGAAAAATTTAA
- a CDS encoding glycogen-binding domain-containing protein, producing MPKIKRPGALFVLFVLLIAIVLTWFFAASEDYYDYAADTIESSASVAPLNKESLLARMQPVRHNYDTEVKYRKFYITAPGAKKVELLADFNRWGKDPIVLKPYRKGYFETSVALTGGEYKYVFSVDGKEVLDPTNLDRREVDGHEICIKTVK from the coding sequence ATGCCCAAAATTAAAAGACCCGGCGCCTTGTTTGTGCTGTTTGTGTTGCTGATTGCCATCGTGCTGACGTGGTTTTTCGCCGCCAGCGAAGATTATTACGATTACGCCGCCGACACGATTGAAAGCTCCGCCTCCGTGGCGCCGCTTAACAAAGAAAGCCTGCTGGCCCGCATGCAGCCGGTGCGGCATAATTATGATACGGAAGTGAAATACCGCAAATTCTACATTACCGCTCCCGGCGCCAAAAAGGTGGAATTGCTGGCGGATTTTAACCGCTGGGGGAAAGACCCGATTGTCCTGAAACCTTACCGCAAAGGATATTTTGAAACTTCCGTTGCTTTGACGGGCGGCGAATACAAATATGTATTTTCGGTGGACGGGAAAGAAGTGCTGGATCCCACCAATTTAGACCGCCGGGAAGTGGACGGACACGAAATTTGCATCAAAACGGTGAAATAA
- a CDS encoding thiamine diphosphokinase yields the protein MPAFHALLIGNGQTDDSAFLKTLAAQAQLVAAADGGADRALQAGLTPDVIIGDLDSVSARAKHAVRPENLIFVNNQNNTDLEKALDWLCARGVSSCTLVGFMGGRWDFTLGNFLSVVPYAKKMALAFAGPGWKFYPVYKSRRFACRPGARVSLIPLRVCRGVSLKGLKYPLQNARLHLGGTGRTLSNQTTGKTFSVSMQSGFLFVYAED from the coding sequence ATGCCAGCATTTCACGCATTACTTATCGGTAACGGGCAGACGGACGATTCCGCTTTTCTCAAAACCTTGGCCGCACAAGCGCAGCTGGTGGCGGCGGCGGACGGCGGGGCCGACCGCGCGCTGCAAGCCGGCCTGACGCCGGACGTGATTATCGGGGATTTGGATTCGGTTTCCGCGCGGGCCAAACACGCCGTACGCCCGGAGAACCTGATTTTCGTAAACAACCAAAACAATACCGACCTGGAAAAAGCGCTGGACTGGCTGTGCGCGCGCGGCGTATCTTCCTGCACGCTGGTGGGTTTTATGGGCGGCCGGTGGGATTTTACGCTGGGGAACTTCCTTTCGGTTGTTCCCTACGCCAAAAAAATGGCGCTTGCGTTTGCCGGCCCGGGCTGGAAATTCTACCCCGTTTACAAAAGCCGCCGCTTTGCCTGCCGGCCGGGAGCGCGCGTGAGCCTTATCCCGCTGCGCGTTTGCCGCGGCGTAAGCCTAAAAGGGCTTAAATATCCCCTTCAAAATGCGCGCCTGCATTTGGGCGGAACGGGCCGCACGCTAAGCAACCAAACCACCGGAAAAACGTTTTCCGTTTCCATGCAAAGCGGCTTTTTGTTCGTATACGCCGAAGATTAA
- the malQ gene encoding 4-alpha-glucanotransferase, producing the protein MTIQDQVLSSRLNGILLPLSAMKTAGDWGVGDFSSLREWTEFLAAQGAKIIQILPLQETAPGENCPYSALSAFATDPVYADISNVPDVAASPRAQEFIDSISFKIREWHDAPRAPFFAVKQAKLKALWFGYQYFLETQAAANSPRFQAFEAYCAAQAGWLRGYALFRALKEFYKWQTWTQWPEGLRNFEPSAVRAFEAQYREYVHYFSYMQWILDQQLRQAKTFAQEKGVLIFGDIPFGTNLDSAEVWSERANYRLGWEIGAPADQFSKGGQRWGLPAYDWVYQHSHNLDLWRRKIRRVTELYDIFRLDHLVGFFRTYVFAPGDQVGSFDIQGEQNQIDRGYNFLRMVLDEAKGKLPVGEDLGVIPNYVRRMLADLRIPGYKVLRWEREDNGYYREPRNYPQVSLATTSTHDTETVRGWWETMDVHERANIWEMISAQKTDGNVPFNDYSQRAILRRVLDSNSAITLFSWQDIIGTLDRVNTPGTVGENNWTYRSAYTPAQAAQVYAPQLATYRELLKETGRV; encoded by the coding sequence ATGACGATTCAAGACCAAGTGCTTTCCAGCCGTTTAAACGGCATATTGTTGCCGCTTTCCGCCATGAAAACCGCGGGGGATTGGGGCGTGGGGGATTTTTCTTCGCTGCGGGAATGGACGGAGTTTTTGGCCGCGCAGGGGGCTAAAATTATTCAAATTTTGCCCTTGCAGGAAACCGCCCCCGGCGAGAATTGCCCTTATTCTGCCTTAAGCGCCTTCGCGACCGACCCGGTATACGCCGATATTTCCAATGTGCCCGATGTGGCGGCCAGCCCGCGCGCACAGGAATTTATTGACTCCATTTCCTTTAAAATCCGCGAATGGCACGACGCCCCCCGGGCGCCTTTCTTTGCGGTCAAGCAAGCCAAGTTAAAAGCGCTTTGGTTCGGGTATCAGTATTTTTTGGAAACGCAGGCCGCGGCCAATTCGCCGCGCTTCCAAGCGTTTGAAGCCTACTGCGCCGCCCAAGCGGGCTGGCTGCGGGGCTATGCGCTTTTCCGCGCTTTAAAAGAATTTTATAAATGGCAGACGTGGACGCAATGGCCCGAAGGCCTGCGCAATTTTGAACCGTCGGCCGTGCGCGCGTTTGAAGCGCAGTACCGCGAATACGTCCACTATTTTTCTTATATGCAGTGGATTTTAGACCAGCAGCTCCGCCAAGCCAAAACGTTTGCCCAAGAAAAAGGCGTGCTTATTTTTGGCGACATTCCGTTCGGCACCAATTTGGACAGTGCGGAAGTCTGGTCGGAACGGGCCAACTACCGCCTGGGGTGGGAAATCGGCGCGCCGGCAGACCAATTTTCCAAGGGCGGCCAGCGCTGGGGCCTGCCCGCCTATGACTGGGTATACCAGCATTCCCATAACTTGGATTTGTGGCGCCGCAAAATCCGCCGCGTAACGGAACTGTATGACATTTTCCGCTTAGACCATTTGGTGGGTTTTTTCCGCACGTATGTGTTCGCGCCGGGGGATCAGGTGGGCAGTTTTGATATCCAGGGCGAGCAAAACCAAATTGACCGCGGTTACAACTTTTTGCGTATGGTGTTGGACGAAGCCAAAGGCAAATTGCCGGTGGGCGAAGATTTGGGGGTAATCCCCAATTATGTGCGCCGGATGCTGGCGGATTTGCGCATCCCGGGCTATAAAGTGTTGCGTTGGGAACGGGAAGACAACGGCTATTACCGCGAGCCGCGCAATTATCCGCAAGTGTCTTTAGCCACCACTTCCACCCACGACACCGAAACCGTGCGCGGCTGGTGGGAAACCATGGACGTGCACGAACGCGCCAACATTTGGGAAATGATTTCCGCCCAAAAGACGGACGGCAACGTGCCATTTAACGACTATTCCCAACGGGCGATTTTGCGCCGGGTGTTGGATTCCAACTCGGCCATTACGCTGTTTTCCTGGCAGGATATTATCGGTACGCTGGATCGGGTAAACACGCCCGGCACCGTAGGCGAGAACAATTGGACGTACCGCAGCGCCTATACGCCTGCCCAAGCGGCACAAGTATATGCTCCTCAGCTAGCCACCTACCGCGAACTGTTAAAAGAAACGGGACGGGTCTAA